The following proteins are co-located in the Solanum pennellii chromosome 8, SPENNV200 genome:
- the LOC107028162 gene encoding protein TIFY 5A-like yields the protein MRRNCNLELRLMPPSLSTFSPNICSNNNTSSYFSMEEDKESTELEKKSEPLTIFYNGKLVVSHVTDLQAKAIIYLASRETEEKTNKSLSPISEPSSPLLQPQTVKKSLQRFLQKRKSRTQTTSPYHH from the exons atgagaagaaattgTAATTTGGAGCTTAGGCTTATGCCACCTTCTCTTTCTACTTTTTCTCCTAACATTTGCAGTAATAATAATACATCCTCCTATTTTTCAAT GGAGGAAGATAAAGAAAGCACAGAATTAGAGAAGAAATCTGAGCCGTTAACCATATTTTACAATGGAAAACTTGTGGTTTCTCATGTTACTGACCTTcag GCTAAAGCTATAATATATCTTGCAAGTAGAGAAACAGAGGAGAAAACAAACAAGAGTCTGTCACCAATATCTGAGCCATCATCACCATTATTACAACCTCAAACTGTGAAGAAATCTCTACAAAGATTtctacaaaaaagaaaaagtagaacTCAAACAACTTCGCCATATCATCACTAG